The following are from one region of the Vitis riparia cultivar Riparia Gloire de Montpellier isolate 1030 chromosome 9, EGFV_Vit.rip_1.0, whole genome shotgun sequence genome:
- the LOC117922535 gene encoding tubby-like protein 8, with amino-acid sequence MAGFKKSPYNSLYVNPLNDLKHIRSCSEVDKENAAPKAKENGNAPPPTKQFPYTKCSSTTTRVPLKPSSLQLCMQHNEPDSTLGSKMWCPINSEPFTSSHVWDYSDSEAAPASSWSTLPNRSLLCRPLPLDIGRCTCVIVKEALPQGLDGGALYSLYTNEGQGRQDRKLAIAYHKRRNGKSEFIVAQSVKGILCNSDDSFIGIVTANLLGSKYHIWDQGTCLKSVAKRSKPLLAVVTFMPTIATLTGSCRSIRAWIPKHQSMQLKNSTQIQHINGLPSDWESKKDKVHQLFSRVPHYNSVSKQYELDFRERGRAGLRIQSSVKNFQLTLEEKGKQTILQLGRVGKSKYVMDYRYPLTGYQAFCICLASIDSKLCCTV; translated from the exons ATGGCTGGCTTCAAGAAGTCTCCATACAATTCACTCTATGTCAACCCCCTCAATGATCTCAAGCATATAAGGAGCTGCAGTGAGGTTGACAAAGAAAATGCAGCCCCAAAAGCCAAAGAAAATGGCAATGCACCACCACCCACCAAGCAGTTTCCATACACAAAATgctcctccaccaccaccagGGTCCCCCTGAAGCCATCTTCACTGCAGCTATGCATGCAGCACAATGAGCCTGATTCAACTCTTGGGTCCAAAATGTGGTGCCCCATCAACTCAGAGCCCTTCACTTCCTCCCATGTTTGGGACTATTCAGATTCTGAGGCTGCCCCAGCTTCTTCCTGGTCTACACTGCCCAATAG GTCCTTGCTGTGTAGGCCTTTGCCTTTGGACATTGGGAGATGCACCTGTGTCATCGTGAAGGAGGCATTACCACAAGGGTTGGATGGGGGTGCTCTGTATTCACTTTACACCAAT GAAGGCCAAGGGCGACAAGATAGAAAACTAGCTATTGCATATCATAAACGGCGTAATGGAAAGTCTGAGTTCATTGTAGCTCAGAGTGTAAAGGGGATATTATGCAACTCAGATGATAGCTTCATTGGGATAGTAACAGCCAACCTCCTTGGTTCAAAATACCACATATGGGATCAG GGGACTTGCCTCAAGTCTGTAGCAAAGCGGTCTAAACCTCTTTTGGCTGTTGTAAC ATTCATGCCTACAATAGCCACCTTGACAGGAAGTTGCAGAAGCATACGGGCATGGATACCAAAGCACCAGTCTATGCAGCTGAAGAACTCAACTCAG ATACAACATATTAATGGACTGCCCAGCGACTGGGAGAGCAAAAAGGACAAAGTTCACCAGCTATTCTCAAGGGTTCCTCATTATAATAGT GTTTCAAAGCAGTATGAGTTAGATTtcagagaaagaggaagagcAGGACTTCGAATCCAAAGCTCAGTGAAGAACTTCCAACTTACTTTGGAG GAGAAAGGAAAGCAGACGATCTTGCAGCTTGGAAGGGTTGGGAAATCAAAGTATGTGATGGATTACAG ATATCCTTTGACAGGTTATCAAGCATTCTGCATATGTTTGGCTTCTATAGATTCAAAGCTCTGCTGCACAGTATAA
- the LOC117921894 gene encoding uncharacterized protein LOC117921894 — protein MTVKLLMDAAEKDFKSDSLEEALVLANVANQIDPKFEGIIAPYLAAYRIHAAAMRRKSNGEIDWYGIVGIVDDDPDIDTILNRYEELVDLLHPDGKNGSVAAEGALRLVSEACWKLLLSQSSLRKSGQKSASDQTRVRRHPRGVRGSKKTTVLPPAPTASSDFRKKSDVRVRVRHPRGVTSY, from the coding sequence ATGACTGTAAAGCTTCTGATGGACGCTGCCGAGAAGGATTTCAAGTCTGATAGTCTTGAAGAAGCTCTGGTGTTGGCCAATGTGGCTAACCAGATAGACCCTAAATTTGAAGGCATTATTGCCCCGTACCTGGCTGCGTACCGCATCCATGCAGCGGCCATGAGAAGGAAGAGCAATGGCGAGATAGATTGGTATGGTATTGTAGGAATAGTGGATGATGACCCAGACATTGATACGATACTGAACAGATACGAGGAACTGGTTGATCTCCTTCATCCAGACGGCAAAAACGGTTCTGTGGCAGCCGAAGGCGCACTCAGGCTTGTTTCGGAAGCGTGTTGGAAGCTGCTGCTATCCCAATCGTCACTCAGAAAATCTGGTCAAAAGTCAGCTTCAGATCAGACAAGGGTACGCCGACATCCCAGAGGTGTAAGGGGTTCGAAGAAGACGACCGTACTGCCGCCGGCACCAACTGCTTCTTCAGATTTTCGCAAGAAGAGTGATGTTAGGGTTAGGGTACGCCATCCGAGAGGTGTAACTAGCTACTAA